A single genomic interval of Lucilia cuprina isolate Lc7/37 chromosome 2, ASM2204524v1, whole genome shotgun sequence harbors:
- the LOC111679041 gene encoding endoplasmic reticulum lectin 1, with translation MLEKGYYMHLLTWLLLVTNYNWLAKAHDAKDFDDTILYKIDFDVPDFDKNPELKEHVRTFYTHEHEKYDCVIPNVQETKEEEIYNKGNINPLILLTPMFTKPSCSYRIEAYWSYEICHGYHVRQYHEEREGKAVKFQEYYLGIRNDEDFKKLEEEWEEKSKAGPIKYKTTKIDNINYPYFEMVLTGGTICDIINAPRTTVLRYVCYPHGKNEIYSFKETSSCNYEAIILTSALCAFLAFHPEEYKEVPIKCYNSPTEPNKPLSMLRQELSDMQLSFDDLPMAKEGNDAASTLVQKTNDDQRFVFMNRLGDDVDKLVFSLIKERGNGLIMQQEGTTGESSVVKQPPTSPVVSDISPLLEFIKGTTCLTGGSGWWKYEFCYGNYVRQFHKDKKSETELFLGHFDTQAHRQWIQMNPDKRPQEQSSSIWHHYEKGSKCDRTGLPREVDVKLTCSGLGSMNPTAVSMYLLEPKTCQYILVFESPMVCMLMGYTDEYGLIDDEKLQKVLLEKDATVTTTGSSINNNESPVPAATPVDVRL, from the exons ATGTTGGAAAAGGGATATTATATGCATTTGCTAACATGGCTGCTACTAGTCACTAATTACAATTGGTTAGCCAAAGCGCACGATGCCAAAGACTTTGATGAtacaattttgtacaaaattgaTTTTGATGTTCCGGATTTCGATAAAAATCCT GAACTCAAAGAACATGTGCGAACATTTTATACCCATGAACATGAAAAATATGATTGTGTCATACCCAATGTCCAGGAAACAAAAGAAGAGGAAATCTATAAtaaaggaaatataa ATCCACTTATTCTGCTTACTCCCATGTTTACCAAACCCAGTTGTTCCTATCGCATTGAGGCCTACTGGTCATATGAAATTTGCCATGGCTATCATGTACGCCAATATCACGAAGAACGTGAGGGTAAAGCTGTTAAATTTCAAGAATACTATTTAGGCATAAGGAATGATgaagattttaagaaattggAAGAAGAGTGGGAAGAGAAGAGCAAAGCTGGCCCCatcaaatataaaacaactaaaatcgACAACATAAATTATCCTTACTTTGAAATGGTACTAACAGGCGGCACAATTTGTGATATAATTAATGCTCCACGTACCACTGTTTTGCGTTATGTCTGTTATCCACATGGCAAGAATGAAATTTATTCATTCAAAGAGACCTCATCGTGTAATTATGAAGCCATAATTCTAACATCTGCTTTATGTGCCTTCTTGGCTTTTCATCCGGAGGAGTATAAAGAGGTGCCTATTAAATGCTACAATTCTCCCACAGAGCCTAATAAGCCTTTGAGTATGTTGCGTCAAGAATTGAGTGATATGCAATTGTCTTTCGATGATTTACCAATGGCAAAAGAAGGTAATGACGCTGCCTCTACACTGGTGCAAAAAACTAATGACGATCAACGGTTTGTTTTTATGAATCGTTTAGGTGATGATGTTGATAAATTGGTATTTAGTTTAATCAAGGAACGTGGTAATGGTTTAATAATGCAACAAGAGGGCACTACCGGTGAAAGTAGTGTAGTTAAACAGCCGCCTACTTCACCGGTTGTCTCTGACATATCACCACTTTTGGAATTTATTAAGGGCACAACTTGTTTGACTGGG GGATCTGGTTGGTGGAAGTATGAATTTTGTTATGGCAACTATGTGCGACAATTTCACAAAGATAAAAAGTCGGAAACTGAACTATTTTTAGGCCACTTTGATACCCAGGCTCATCGTCAGTGGATACAAATGAATCCGGATAAGAGGCCACAAGAGCAATCATCTTCTATTTGGCATCATTATGAAAAAGGTTCGAAATGTGATCGTACCGGTTTGCCGCGAGAAGTTGATGTTAAATTGACTTGCAGCGGTTTGGGTTCAATGAATCCTACGGCTGTTTCCATGTATCTCTTGGAACCTAAAACTTGTCAGTATATTTTGGTATTTGAGTCGCCAATGGTTTGCATGCTGATGGGTTACACCGACGAATATGGTCTGATAGATGATGAAAAACTACAAAAGGTTTTGCTGGAGAAAGATGCCACCGTTACCACCACTGGCAGCAGCATTAACAATAATGAATCGCCAGTGCCTGCGGCCACACCAGTGGAtgttagactatag
- the LOC111679052 gene encoding intraflagellar transport protein 43 homolog produces the protein MDWAEELKMSIRKTTARKGRRSKSRDVLKDSAQTSASVMNNSSGQLAGSNNPDLSIDITLDMKSSAEQNQQLSASTSNNISSAQTSGSFAGGGDISSALNSSSDSKRPPVLRRISGGWADSAVGNKLKSKKGSFEDDRFGFKSSANNSPTDDIPIIPDLDDIKDDMLMSEIAEPPSVAVNRVVTLKELNSDLLAQNAFSAIEDVDLSILTKCLQPQESLDEADEVWEWEKLFTDVVAEINADKPLENKRKNLELKPDELPKPNND, from the exons atgGATTGGGCAGAAGAATTAAAAATGTCCATTAGAAAA ACAACTGCTCGTAAAGGACGTCGCTCTAAAAGTCGTGATGTACTCAAAGACTCCGCTCAAACCTCTGCTAGTGTTATGAACAATTCTAGCGGCCAACTGGCTGGCTCAAATAATCCTGATTTATCCATTGATATAACGCTGGATATGAAGTCGTCTGCGGAGCAAAATCAACAACTTTCAGCGTCTACAAGTAATAATATATCGTCGGCACAAACAAGTGGCAGTTTTGCTGGTGGTGGTGATATATCAAGTGCCTTAAATTCTTCATCAGACTCTAAACGTCCTCCAGTGTTAAGACGAATATCGGGAGGTTGGGCTGATTCGGCTGTGGGTAATAAGTTAAA ATCTAAGAAGGGATCTTTTGAAGa TGATCGTTTTGGCTTTAAGTCATCCGCTAACAATTCGCCAACTGATGATATACCCATTATACCAGATTTGGATGACATTAAAGATGACATGTTGATGAGTGAAATTGCCGAACCACCTTC AGTTGCAGTTAATCGTGTCGTTACTTTAAAGGAGTTAAATTCAGACTTATTGGCTCAGAATGCATTTTCGGCTATTGAAGATGTTGATTTATCTATTTTAACGAAATGCTTGCAGCCTCAAGAATCTTTAGATGAAGCTGACGAGGTATGGGAATGGGAAAAACTTTTTACGGATGTAGTGGCGGAAATAAATGCCGACAAGCCACtggaaaataaaaggaaaaatttagaattaaaacCAGATGAACTGCCTAAACCAAATAATGATTAA
- the LOC111679035 gene encoding ATPase family protein 2 homolog gives MPPKSSNKKNAANATPSWYHCEKCDVHITAKEREKHEQKCPIEEQQIETDKGEHLEYIRKRILYTGSYEKRKFEIDELKEMAAKYVNNLIFISEGAIRLAGWHIGQQVVIKSKTTFSLVRSIWPIPEKFLTTIFVNEEDYNTYWTALKGQCLQIEAVPYGQPKVAKTLLLQIQTTTQDDEPLNSQQLKDVDRLLKLELRNLSFTLGSVVYFNFFNKTLTLKIIYWSALSCNSNNDDSSNVLEKSLNDLNINKHSPSEDIFKVTNATIIEVSSENIPNSDDESEDLSRYLVTKNDIGGLSKQLEIIEEAIDFALGLRRIPKGVKISRGLLIYGSSGCGKTMICEAMCSRLLQKQEIQGKSSFKPLILKLNISELFSKFLGETEKNLAVYFDKVYKHYPQPTLMIIEDVHNLCPKHESNEVVKRVSMAFLNMMDSLAHKREAQRCFVLATTSQLEMLNPSIRRCGRLDCEVEVAAPTPEGRQDILKCLLRKVENHNLSLKDLQQIAQVTHGFVGADLANLIYNATLKALHHNANTSVQLKVEDLNNALKYVKPSAMREVLIECPNIKWSDIGGQDELKLKLKQAIEWPLKHAEQFQRLGIKPPRGLLMYGPPGCSKTMIAKALATESQLNFLSIKGPELFSMWVGESERAVREVFRKARQVAPAIVFFDEIDAIGGERSDGSSSGSGSSVKERVLTQLLTELDGVESLENVTIVAATNRPDMIDKALLRPGRIDRIIYVGLPDDKARHEIFRIKLKKMPLSEDVSLQELVKRTEGYSGAEIQAVCHEAALKTLENSFDAPCVTWSQFEYALKAVQPRTSPDLLRLYENYMKKS, from the exons ATGCCTCctaaatcatcaaataaaaagaatgcTGCTAATGCTACTCCCTCCTGGTATCACTGTGAAAAATGTGATGTACATATTACAgcaaaagaaagagaaaaacatgAACAAAAATGTCCCATAGAAGAGCAACAAATTGAAACGGATAAAGGCGAGCATTTGGAATATATAAGGAAGAGAATATTATACACGGGCAGTTATGAAAAACGTAAATTTGAAATAGATGAGCTAAAAGAAATGGCAGCaaagtatgtaaataatttgATATTTATATCGGAAGGAGCTATACGTTTGGCCGGTTGGCATATCGGACAACAAGTAGTGATTAAGAGCAAAACTACATTTTCTTTAGTGCGTAGCATATGGCCCATACCGGAAAAGTTTTTAACCACCATATTTGTTAATGAAGAAG ATTATAACACTTATTGGACGGCCCTGAAAGGTCAATGTTTACAAATTGAGGCTGTGCCTTATGGTCAACCAAAAGTAGCTAAAACTTTACTCTTACAAATACAAACCACTACTCAAGATGATGAACCTTTAAATAGTCAACAACTCAAAGATGTTGATCGTTTATTAAAATTGgaattaagaaatttatcatTTACCCTGGGTTCGGtggtatattttaatttctttaataaaacgcTAACTTTGAAGATTATTTACTGGTCAGCTTTAAGTTGTAACAGTAATAACGATGATTCATCTAATGTTTTGGAGAAATCTCTAAATGATTTAAACATTAACAAACATTCACCAAGTGAGGATATTTTTAAGGTGACCAATGCAACAATCATAGAAGTATCATCGGAAAATATTCCCAACTCTGATGATGAATCTGAGGATTTATCAAGGTATTTGGTGACAAAAAACGATATCGGTGGTTTAAGCAAACAGTTGGAAATCATCGAAGAAGCTATAGATTTTGCATTGGGTTTAAGGAGAATACCTAAAG GTGTCAAAATTTCCCGAGGCTTATTAATTTATGGCTCTTCGGGCTGTGGTAAAACTATGATTTGTGAGGCCATGTGTAGTAGATTGCTACAGAAACAGGAAATACAAGGAAAATCCTCGTTCAAAccattaatattgaaattaaacatCAGTGAATTATTTAGTAAATTCCTAGGagaaacagagaaaaacttggCTGTTTATTTCGATAAAGTTTACAAACATTATCCACAGCCTACACTAATGATTATAGAAGATGTACACAATTTATGTCCAAAACACGAAAGCAATGAAGTGGTAAAACGAGTTTCAATGGCTTTTCTCAATATGATGGATTCACTGGCCCATAAACGCGAAGCTCAAAGATGTTTTGTTTTAGCTACCACTTCACAGTTGGAAATGTTAAATCCCAGTATCAGAAGATGTGGTAGATTAGATTGTGAAGTTGAGGTGGCTGCTCCAACACCCGAAGGACGCCAAGATATCTTAAAATGTTTGCTGAGAAAAGTGGAAAATCATAATTTGTCTTTAAAAGATTTGCAGCAAATTGCACAGGTAACTCACGGTTTTGTGGGAGCCGATTTAGCTAATCTAATTTACAATGCTACCTTAAAGGCATTGCATCACAATGCCAACACTTCCGTACAGCTAAAAGTTGAGGATTTGAATAATGccttaaaatatgttaaacccTCTGCCATGCGTGAGGTTTTAATAGAATGTCCCAATATAAAATGGTCCGATATAGGTGGTCAAGATGaactgaaattaaaattaaaacaagccATTGAGTGGCCTTTAAAACATGCCGAACAGTTTCAAAGATTAGGTATTAAACCACCTAGAGGTTTATTAATGTATGGTCCTCCCGGTTGTTCCAAAACAATGATTGCCAAGGCTTTAGCTACAGAATCCCAACTAAACTTTTTATCTATCAAAGGACCGGAGTTGTTTTCCATGTGGGTAGGTGAATCTGAAAGGGCTGTTAGAGAAGTTTTTCGCAAAGCTAGACAAGTAGCACCGGCCATAGTATTCTTCGATGAAATTGATGCTATAGGTGGTGAACGTTCAGATGGCTCTTCTTCGGGTTCGGGCAGTTCAGTTAAAGAAAGAGTACTTACCCAGCTATTGACCGAATTGGATGGCGTTGAGTCGCTAGAGAATGTAACAATTGTTGCTGCCACAAATCGTCCTGATATGATTGATAAAGCCTTGCTACGTCCCGGTCGTATAGATCGTATTATTTATGTTGGTCTACCCGATGACAAAGCACGTCACGAGATTTTtcgcattaaattaaaaaaaatgcccTTGTCTGAAGATGTCAGTTTGCAAGAGTTGGTAAAAAGAACTGAAGGTTATTCGGGTGCTGAAATTCAAGCGGTTTGTCATGAAGCTGCCTTGAAAACATTAGAGAATAGTTTCGATGCACCTTGTGTGACATGGTCACAATTTGAATATGCTTTGAAAGCTGTACAGCCAAGAACCAGTCCGGATCTCTTGcgtttatatgaaaattatatgaaaaaatcataa
- the LOC111679040 gene encoding nuclear protein 1: MSEAYFDAYDHYNYDQDKYVFSAHSGKYRSKKEVNEHSNHFDPSGHSRKLLTKFMNTNNNRKLACAGHKN; this comes from the coding sequence ATGTCTGAAGCTTATTTCGATGCTTATGATCATTACAACTATGACCAGGACAAATATGTCTTTTCGGCACATAGTGGCAAATATCGTTCCAAAAAGGAGGTTAATGAACACAGTAATCATTTCGATCCTAGTGGACATTCCAGAAAACTTTTAACCAAATTCATGAATACcaataataatagaaaacttGCCTGTGCTGGACACAAAAATTGA
- the LOC111679044 gene encoding PRKCA-binding protein isoform X2 — MLTDLDDDFFFEEDKMGMTVSTKSVVVVKDDTNLIGISIGGGAPLCPCLYIVQVFDGTPAAREGSLESGDELLAINNTSVKGKTKVQVAKMIQTATQQVIIHYNKLHADPERGKSLDIILKKLKHRIVDNMSSNTADTLGLSRAILCNDSLVKRLEELEGTEMMYKGMVDHARRMLKAYYDLLQTYRAFGDCFMRISTREPQLRASEAFRMFGELHRNLEKDGLDVIKNIKPILDDLGTYLHKAIPDTKLTVRRYMDAKFTYLSYCLKVKEMDDEEHSFAAIQEPLYRVETGNYEYRLILRCRQDARGKFAKLRTDVLEKMELLECKHANDLSKQLRNLLDSLAKLNKTITDRMDTIPNLFPIEVDFKDTDFQYKSSVLEPQKLDDNEEEEQNQISKTKAKNSTTADDSADVICGLEAVEQPAPILNVPAKVQDIVSLTDNPADNLMMETANENDQLLKDLGLLDIDLSSKSISSTPTLNKITSPNGFYDFDLFLNQNSGMTTASCVNAADTTTQFETKQTSSSAATTSQLGNDLMAANALETDLLLQ; from the exons atgttaaCGGATTTAGATGATGATTTCTTCTTCGAAGAAGATAAAAT GGGCATGACCGTTAGCACCAAATCAGTGGTTGTAGTCAAAGATGATACCAATCTAATTGGTATAAGCATAGGTGGAGGAGCTCCTTTATGTCCTTGTTTATACATAGTACAG GTATTTGATGGTACACCAGCAGCTCGAGAAGGTTCTTTAGAAAGCGGCGATGAGCTATTGGCCATAAATAATACAAGTGTAAAAGGTAAAACAAAAGTACAAGTGGCCAAGATGATACAGACAGCAACACAACAAGTAATCATACACTACAATAAATTACATGCCGATCCGGAAAGAGGAAAATCTTTGgatattatattaaagaaacttAAACATCGTATAGTGGACAATATGTCCAGTAATACGGCCGATACATTGGGTTTGTCTAGGGCAATTTTATGCAATGACTCTTTAGTGAAACGCTTAGAAGAATTGGAGGGCACAGAAATGATGTACAAAGGTATGGTGGATCATGCTCGACGTATGCTCAAAGCCTATTATGATCTCTTGCAAACTTATCGGGCGTTTGGAGATTGTTTTATGCGCATCAGTACTAGAGAACCGCAGCTAAGAGCTTCCGAAGCTTTTCGTATGTTCGGTGAATTACATCGTAATTTGGAGAAAGATGGTTTGGATGTGATTAAGAATATTAAACCCATACTCGATGATTTGGGCACATATCTTCATAAGGCCATACCCGATACGAAACTAACTGTAAGACGTTATATGGATGCCAAATTTACCTATTTATCCTATTGTTTAAAAGTCAAAGAAATGGATGATGAGGAGCATAGTTTTGCCGCCATACAGGAACCGTTATACCGCGTTGAAACCGGTAACTATGAATATCGTTTAATATTAAGATGTCGTCAAGATGCCAGGGGTAAATTTGCCAAACTAAGAACAGATGTTTTGGAAAAAATGGAACTGTTGGAATGTAAACATGCCAATGATTTGTCAAAGCAGTTAAGAAATCTACTCGACAGTTTGGCTAAACTGAATAAGACCATTACCGATAGAATGGATACTATACCGAATCTATTTCCCATAGAGGTAGATTTTAAAGATACCGACTTTCAGTATAAATCCAGTGTTTTAGAGCCACAAAAATTGGATGATAACGAAGAAGaagaacaaaatcaaatttccaaaaCAAAAGCTAAAAATTCAACGACAGCTGATGATAGTGCTGATGTTATCTGCGGTCTCGAAGCCGTCGAACAGCCAGCTCCTATACTTAATGTTCCAGCAAAAGTACAAGATATTGTAAGCCTAACAGACAATCCAGCAGATAATCTAATGATGGAAACAGCCAATGAAAATGATCAATTGCTTAAGGATCTTGGTTTATTGGACATAGACTTAAGTTCGAAATCAATTTCCTCAACACCAACCCTAAATAAAATCACCTCACCAAATGGTTTTTACGATTTTGATTTATTTCTTAACCAAAATTCTGGTATGACAACAGCCTCCTGCGTCAACGCCGCCGACACAACGACAcaatttgaaacaaaacaaacatctAGCTCAGCCGCCACCACATCTCAATTGGGTAACGATTTAATGGCTGCTAATGCTCTAGAAACTGATTTGCTATTGCAGTAA
- the LOC111679049 gene encoding tubulin-folding cofactor B: MISTSTSDFIKINITNSKTDNIAFDIKFPKSMTVGELKNKLQIITGGNAGTMVVELLKGEQLMTSLADDSMMLGALPIEPGMRFHVKDNFCWDLSDEPVEKFVLAESEYDQKENTVRSFLKRNRMGKYNEEEQQREEAKRKEKEELEKQKAALCTVGSRCQVTVKGCPTRRGTIMYNGPLEGKSAIFIGVKYDEPLGKNDGSVQGHRYFTCPPNYGGFVSPLAVEVGDFPEEDFNLEDEI, translated from the coding sequence atgatttcTACCAGTACTTCagactttattaaaataaatataacaaattccAAGACGGATAATATTGCATTTGATATTAAATTTCCAAAATCAATGACAGTTGGTGAACTCAAGAATAAATTGCAAATTATCACTGGTGGTAATGCCGGCACCATGGTGGTTGAACTACTGAAAGGTGAGCAATTAATGACGTCACTGGCTGACGATTCCATGATGTTGGGTGCATTGCCCATAGAACCAGGCATGAGATTTCATGTTAAAGATAACTTTTGTTGGGATTTGAGTGATGAACCGGTGGAAAAGTTTGTTTTGGCCGAATCAGAATATGATCAGAAAGAAAATACGGTGAGAAGTTTCCTCAAACGCAACCGTATGGGCAAGTACAACGAAGAGGAACAACAACGAGAAGAGGCCAAACGCAAGGAGAAGGAAGAACTGGAAAAGCAGAAGGCTGCATTATGCACAGTAGGTTCACGCTGTCAGGTTACAGTTAAAGGTTGTCCCACCCGTCGTGGCACTATCATGTATAATGGACCTTTGGAGGGTAAATCTGCTATATTTATTGGAGTTAAATATGATGAACCATTAGGCAAGAATGATGGTTCCGTACAGGGTCATCGTTATTTTACTTGTCCACCTAATTACGGTGGTTTCGTTTCGCCACTTGCCGTAGAAGTAGGTGACTTTCCTGAAgaagattttaatttagaagATGAAATCTAA
- the LOC111679044 gene encoding PRKCA-binding protein isoform X1 — translation MLTDLDDDFFFEEDKISKSAMEDNTTTPLLPIEALSFDITPICTDPFEPKMGELLNMSSTAPPIAELASVNDSTNTGTTEESSLTLDTDDSPATVCQLVDDNLLSNDVTATVVYTASAFEADRFSELAKQKFELERLGMTVSTKSVVVVKDDTNLIGISIGGGAPLCPCLYIVQVFDGTPAAREGSLESGDELLAINNTSVKGKTKVQVAKMIQTATQQVIIHYNKLHADPERGKSLDIILKKLKHRIVDNMSSNTADTLGLSRAILCNDSLVKRLEELEGTEMMYKGMVDHARRMLKAYYDLLQTYRAFGDCFMRISTREPQLRASEAFRMFGELHRNLEKDGLDVIKNIKPILDDLGTYLHKAIPDTKLTVRRYMDAKFTYLSYCLKVKEMDDEEHSFAAIQEPLYRVETGNYEYRLILRCRQDARGKFAKLRTDVLEKMELLECKHANDLSKQLRNLLDSLAKLNKTITDRMDTIPNLFPIEVDFKDTDFQYKSSVLEPQKLDDNEEEEQNQISKTKAKNSTTADDSADVICGLEAVEQPAPILNVPAKVQDIVSLTDNPADNLMMETANENDQLLKDLGLLDIDLSSKSISSTPTLNKITSPNGFYDFDLFLNQNSGMTTASCVNAADTTTQFETKQTSSSAATTSQLGNDLMAANALETDLLLQ, via the exons atgttaaCGGATTTAGATGATGATTTCTTCTTCGAAGAAGATAAAAT ttcaaaatcaGCAATGGAAGACAATACTACTACACCTTTACTACCCATAGAGGCCTTATC CTTTGACATAACACCGATATGTACGGATCCATTTGAACCTAAAATGGGTGAATTACTGAACATGTCATCAACAGCACCACCAATTGCGGAACTAGCTTCTGTCAATGATTCCACTAATACTGGCACTACAGAAGAATCGTCATTAACGTTAGATACTGATGATTCACCTGCTACCGTTTGTCAACTTGTCGATGATAATTTACTTTCAAATGATGTGACTGCGACCGTCGTTTATACTGCGTCTGCTTTTGAGGCCGATAGGTTTAGTGAACTTGCTAAACAAAAGTTTGAATTAGAAAGATT GGGCATGACCGTTAGCACCAAATCAGTGGTTGTAGTCAAAGATGATACCAATCTAATTGGTATAAGCATAGGTGGAGGAGCTCCTTTATGTCCTTGTTTATACATAGTACAG GTATTTGATGGTACACCAGCAGCTCGAGAAGGTTCTTTAGAAAGCGGCGATGAGCTATTGGCCATAAATAATACAAGTGTAAAAGGTAAAACAAAAGTACAAGTGGCCAAGATGATACAGACAGCAACACAACAAGTAATCATACACTACAATAAATTACATGCCGATCCGGAAAGAGGAAAATCTTTGgatattatattaaagaaacttAAACATCGTATAGTGGACAATATGTCCAGTAATACGGCCGATACATTGGGTTTGTCTAGGGCAATTTTATGCAATGACTCTTTAGTGAAACGCTTAGAAGAATTGGAGGGCACAGAAATGATGTACAAAGGTATGGTGGATCATGCTCGACGTATGCTCAAAGCCTATTATGATCTCTTGCAAACTTATCGGGCGTTTGGAGATTGTTTTATGCGCATCAGTACTAGAGAACCGCAGCTAAGAGCTTCCGAAGCTTTTCGTATGTTCGGTGAATTACATCGTAATTTGGAGAAAGATGGTTTGGATGTGATTAAGAATATTAAACCCATACTCGATGATTTGGGCACATATCTTCATAAGGCCATACCCGATACGAAACTAACTGTAAGACGTTATATGGATGCCAAATTTACCTATTTATCCTATTGTTTAAAAGTCAAAGAAATGGATGATGAGGAGCATAGTTTTGCCGCCATACAGGAACCGTTATACCGCGTTGAAACCGGTAACTATGAATATCGTTTAATATTAAGATGTCGTCAAGATGCCAGGGGTAAATTTGCCAAACTAAGAACAGATGTTTTGGAAAAAATGGAACTGTTGGAATGTAAACATGCCAATGATTTGTCAAAGCAGTTAAGAAATCTACTCGACAGTTTGGCTAAACTGAATAAGACCATTACCGATAGAATGGATACTATACCGAATCTATTTCCCATAGAGGTAGATTTTAAAGATACCGACTTTCAGTATAAATCCAGTGTTTTAGAGCCACAAAAATTGGATGATAACGAAGAAGaagaacaaaatcaaatttccaaaaCAAAAGCTAAAAATTCAACGACAGCTGATGATAGTGCTGATGTTATCTGCGGTCTCGAAGCCGTCGAACAGCCAGCTCCTATACTTAATGTTCCAGCAAAAGTACAAGATATTGTAAGCCTAACAGACAATCCAGCAGATAATCTAATGATGGAAACAGCCAATGAAAATGATCAATTGCTTAAGGATCTTGGTTTATTGGACATAGACTTAAGTTCGAAATCAATTTCCTCAACACCAACCCTAAATAAAATCACCTCACCAAATGGTTTTTACGATTTTGATTTATTTCTTAACCAAAATTCTGGTATGACAACAGCCTCCTGCGTCAACGCCGCCGACACAACGACAcaatttgaaacaaaacaaacatctAGCTCAGCCGCCACCACATCTCAATTGGGTAACGATTTAATGGCTGCTAATGCTCTAGAAACTGATTTGCTATTGCAGTAA